The Lycium barbarum isolate Lr01 chromosome 12, ASM1917538v2, whole genome shotgun sequence genome includes a region encoding these proteins:
- the LOC132624520 gene encoding protein DOG1-like 1, producing the protein MANSKNIDRKEQEYLHCSWMSLQHEELTELEHAVAQAKNGLKDEHELRQLIQKIVNHFQDYTNNRTLLARNDVSPFFAPATCTTLENSVLWIAGCRPSSFIRFTYALSGMDVESHIIDFLEGKRIGGHLGELTGKQMSMIDELHGKTIREERKLSTKLASLQEDIVDQPLVEKMKKKGGGENDDEYENADEALEEHSQLMAGVMEEADELRMKTLKEIVNILEPVQAVEYLAAAKRIRFCVQQWGKKRDHEHSD; encoded by the coding sequence ATGGCAAATTCAAAAAACATTGATAGAAAGGAACAAGAATACTTACATTGTTCTTGGATGAGTCTTCAGCATGAAGAACTCACCGAACTCGAACATGCTGTAGCTCAGGCCAAAAACGGCCTAAAAGATGAACACGAACTCAGACAACTCATCCAAAAAATTGTAAACCACTTCCAAGACTACACTAACAACCGTACCCTCCTAGCCCGAAATGACGTGTCACCATTCTTCGCACCCGCCACCTGTACCACATTGGAGAACTCGGTCCTATGGATCGCTGGCTGCAGACCCTCTTCATTCATCCGTTTTACATACGCCCTGAGCGGTATGGATGTTGAATCCCATATTATTGACTTCCTTGAGGGGAAAAGAATCGGTGGTCACCTTGGCGAGCTAACGGGGAAACAAATGAGCATGATTGACGAGTTGCATGGCAAGACTATTCGAGAAGAGAGGAAGCTATCGACAAAATTGGCTAGCTTGCAAGAGGACATAGTTGACCAGCCACTAGTAGAAAAGATGAAGAAAAAGGGAGGTGGTGAaaatgatgatgagtatgagaaTGCAGATGAAGCTTTAGAAGAACATAGTCAGTTAATGGCGGGTGTAATGGAAGAAGCTGATGAGCTGAGAATGAAGACGTTGAAGGAAATAGTGAACATACTTGAACCGGTTCAGGCGGTGGAATACTTAGCTGCAGCTAAGAGGATTAGGTTTTGTGTGCAACAATGGGGCAAGAAGAGGGATCACGAGCATAGCGATTAA
- the LOC132624523 gene encoding uncharacterized protein LOC132624523: MGGVEFEVTVDPTDAEQWLERMERVFEQLECSDAAKFKYVVSLLQKDAYDWWVSVPNAKAKPPVLTWNDFVKEFHMKYVPPAYHDAKKKEFLNLEQGGMSIAEYQQKFLRLSRYAGGIINNKKDKCRRFEDGLNNSIRKSVVVLQHKNFCKVVSAALTWEMIDKEQALEMKTSSGKLMQIQEVRLKGEGLTVPKLVLFSSQPKLWPRQDWRASGACFNCGSFDHKVKDCPNPNPTSSPRMEGSVQKPITTPSQGNKGVRSRNTQASESRATARAYAMRQRGDQDGADVVVVFPADLIEMPFQDYDVIIDMDWLHRYHAVVDCRSKHVTFRAPSLSHIIVQGERSLTSNIISAVVARKMVSQGCEAYLAHIFDTHLESPSLKDIPVVCEFPNIFPENLPGLPPEREVELPIEVIPGTTPISITPYRMAPTELKELKNQLQELLEKGFIRPSVSPWGAPVLFVKKKDFS; this comes from the exons atgggtGGAGTTGAGTTTGAAGTCACTGTTGATCCTACGGATGCCGAGCAGTGGTTGGAGCGGATGGAAAGAGTGTTTGAGCAATTAGAGTGTTCAGACGCTGCCAAATTTAAGTATGTTGTCTCACTGTTACAGAAAGATGCCTATGACTGGTGGGTAAGTGTACCGAATGCCAAGGCAAAACCTCCTGTCCTTACTTGGAATGATTTTGTGAAAGAATTTCATATGAAGTATGTCCCACCTGCTTATCATGATGCAAAGAAAAAGGAGTTCTTGAATTTAGAGCAAGGGGGTATGTCTATTGCTGAATATCAGCAGAAGTTTCTCAGACTTTCTCGATATGCTGGTGGTATTATTAATAACAAAAAAGATAAGTGTAGGCGATTCGAAGACGGTTTGAATAATTCCATCAGAAAATCTGTGGTGGTCCTACAACATAAAAACTTTTGTAAAGTAGTTTCAGCTGCTCTTACTTGGGAAATGATCGACAAGGAACAAGCACTAGAAATGAAAACAAGTTCAGGAAAGCTGATGCAGATTCAGGAGGTCCGTCTAAAAGGGGAAGGTTTAACAGTTCCAAAGCTAGTACTGTTCTCAAGCCAGCCCAAGCTATGGCCAAGGCAAGACTG GAGAGCTTCTGGTGCTTGTTTTAATTGTGGGAGCTTCGATCATAAAGTGAAGGATTGTCCTAATCCTAACCCCACTTCTTCTCCGCGTATGGAAGGCTCAGTTCAAAAACCTATTACCACTCCCTCTCAAGGAAATAAAGGTGTAAGATCTAGAAACACACAAGCTAGTGAGTCAAGAGCTACAGCACGAGCTTATGCTATGAGACAGAGGGGTGACCAAGATGGAGCAGATGTGGTTGTTG TCTTCCCTGCTGATTTGATTGAGATGCCTTTCCAAGACTATGATGTTATTATCGATATGGATTGGCTTCATAGGTATCATGCGGTAGTTGATTGTAGGTCGAAGCATGTGACCTTTAGAGCTCCTTCACTTTCACACATCATTGTTCAAGGTGAAAGATCATTGACATCTAATATTATCTCCGCGGTTGTGGCAAGAAAGATGGTTAGTCAGGGTTGTGAAGCTTATCTTGCTCATATATTTGATACGCACCTGGAAAGTCCAAGCCTTAAGGATATACCAGTGGTGTGTGAATTTCCTAATATCTTCCCCGAAAATCTTCCTGGACTGCCCCCGGAAAGGGAGGTTGAATTGCCTATAGAGGTTATTCCTGGAACTACTCCTATTTCTATAAcgccttatcgaatggctccaacagaattgaaggagttgaaaaatCAATTGCAAGAActtcttgagaaaggttttattcgcCCGAGTGTTTCTCCCTGGGGAGCTCCCGTtctatttgtgaaaaagaaagatttcTCTTAG
- the LOC132624521 gene encoding NAD(P)H-quinone oxidoreductase subunit K, chloroplastic-like — translation MNRIYTSQLEKNQEKKKESELIDRFLETNKKEMKDEAGTVTMKMTPSLVRLYEQMPEPKDVIAMGACTITGGMFSTDSYTTVRGVDKLIPVDVYLPGCPPKPEPVIDAITKLFKKISRELYEDRIRSQRANQCFTTNHKFHVRRSIHTGNYDQRVP, via the coding sequence ATGAACAGGATCTATACATCTCAATTAGAAAAGaatcaagagaaaaagaaagaatcaGAATTGATCGATAGATTTCTCGAAACAAACAAAAAGGAAATGAAAGATGAAGCCGGAACAGTAACAATGAAAATGACCCCCTCTTTAGTTAGATTATATGAGCAAATGCCTGAACCAAAAGATGTTATTGCTATGGGAGCCTGTACAATTACAGGCGGGATGTTCAGTACCGATTCTTATACTACTGTTCGGGGAGTAGATAAGCTAATTCCTGTAGATGTATATTTGCCAGGTTGCCCAcctaaaccggaaccggttatagATGCTATAACAAAactttttaagaaaatatctcGAGAACTATATGAAGATCGAATTAGGTCTCAACGAGCGAATCAGTGTTTTACTACCAATCACAAGTTTCATGTTCGACGCAGTATTCATACCGGAAATTATGATCAAAGAGTTCCGtga
- the LOC132623511 gene encoding protein DOG1-like 1, with the protein METESHISQFLEGIKSGDLRELTSKQFTMIDELQGKTIREERNLTTRLASLQEDMVGQPLASKMKKKGECENADEPLDKHSQHMAGVMEEADELRMKTLKEIVLTILEPVQGVEYLAAAKKIRFCVNQWGKKRDHEHSD; encoded by the coding sequence ATGGAAACTGAGTCTCATATAAGTCAGTTCCTTGAGGGGATTAAAAGTGGAGATCTCCGGGAGTTAACATCGAAACAATTCACCATGATCGACGAGCTGCAGGGAAAGACGATTCGAGAAGAGAGGAACCTTACGACGAGATTGGCTAGCTTGCAAGAGGACATGGTGGGCCAGCCGCTCGCTAGCAAGATGAAGAAAAAGGGAGAGTGTGAGAATGCAGATGAACCTTTGGATAAACATAGTCAACACATGGCAGGTGTAATGGAAGAAGCTGATGAGTTGAGGATGAAGACGTTGAAGGAAATTGTACTCACCATACTTGAACCGGTTCAGGGGGTGGAATACTTGGCCGCAGCTAAGAAGATCAGGTTTTGTGTGAATCAGTGGGGCAAGAAGAGGGATCACGAGCATAGCGATTAA